A section of the Meles meles chromosome 8, mMelMel3.1 paternal haplotype, whole genome shotgun sequence genome encodes:
- the LOC123948588 gene encoding olfactory receptor 5M3-like, which yields MLNFTYVTEFILLGLTSRQEWQVVFFVIFLMVYVVTIVGNIGMIMLIKVSPQLNSPMYFFLSHLSFVDVWFSSNVTPKMLENLLSETKTISYAGCLVQCFFFIALVHVEVFILAVMAFDRYMAIGKPLLYGSKMSRAVCMRLISFPYVYGFLTSLAATLWTYGLSFCGNIEINHFYCADPPLIKMACAGTLVKEYTMTILGGINVTYSLTVVTISYLFILIAILRMHSAGARRKAFSTCGSHLTAVIIFYGTLMFMYLRPPTDESLEQAKMGAVFYTTVIPMLNPMIYSLRNKSVKGAMSKVIRRTCLTKQNKILLILSV from the coding sequence atgctgaaTTTCACCTATGTGACAGAGTTTATTCTTTTGGGACTAACCAGTCGTCAGGAATGGCAAGTCGTCTTCTTCGTCATTTTTCTCATGGTCTATGTGGTCACCATAGTGGGTAATATTGGCATGATCATGTTAATTAAGGTCAGTCCACAGCTTAACagccccatgtactttttcctcagtCATTTGTCATTTGTGGATGTGTGGTTTTCTTCCAATGTGACCCCCAAAATGTTAGAAAATCTGTTATCAGAAACAAAAACTATTTCTTATGCCGGTTGTTTGGTACAGTGTTTCTTCTTCATTGCCCTCGTCCATGTAGAAGTTTTCATTCTTGCTGTGATGGCCTTTGATAGGTACATGGCAATTGGGAAACCTCTGCTGTATGGCAGCAAAATGTCTAGGGCGGTCTGTATGCGACTGATTTCTTTCCCTTACGTATATGGCTTTCTGACTAGTCTGGCCGCAACCCTGTGGACATATGGCTTGTCCTTTTGTGGGAATATTGAGATCAACCACTTCTACTGTGCAGACCCACCTCTCATCAAAATGGCGTGCGCTGGGACTCTAGTAAAAGAATATACGATGACCATTCTAGGAGGTATCAATGTGACATATTCTCTGACGGTGGTGACCATTTCTTATCTGTTCATTCTCATTGCCATTCTACGGATGCACTCAGCGGGAGCGAGGCGGAAGGCCTTTTCCACCTGTGGCTCCCACTTGACAGCGGTCATCATATTTTATGGGACTCTCATGTTCATGTATCTCAGGCCACCCACAGATGAGTCCTTGGAGCAGGCGAAAATGGGGGCTGTGTTTTACACCACAGTGATCCCCATGCTGAATCCCATGATCTACAGTCTGAGGAACAAGAGTGTGAAAGGAGCCATGAGTAAAGTGATCAGGAGAACAtgtttaacaaaacaaaataaaattctgttaatATTGTCTGTGTGA